From the genome of Devriesea agamarum, one region includes:
- a CDS encoding aminotransferase-like domain-containing protein — MSPHHPTAHLGTTQRPSAEPATAAPESTTNRATDRNRPRRGVEMPNLFELHPGTISFAGGLPDLTDLPAYELAEHIARRLRLGASTLLQYSPLTVRGPLTSAITDLTAREHIPASEHLIPTSGSQTALVAVARGLAEPGDAVICESPAYPGASAAFQFAGLTLVDCPIDEHGLNPNALVECVKAARRAGHRVRFVYTVPTFHNPTGITQPPQRRRELMRVCADLDLLVVEDNPYGLLSFTDQTFPALKSIAPERVVYLGTFSKVLAPGLRCGWIDPPTYLHDQLRSATEVLTLSPSALAHDIVGIISREAGWDALINGYRQRYRAKHESLRRALAESALTDAGWRWTEPSGGFYLWLTGPDGIDTFQLAERATQHRVMYVPGCHFAISEHHPYRTCLRLSFSHCRPDLLADGARRLACALTGDLNHTHDSHDIQGSHDTQGSHDIHDGPRPLPTDEMTAP, encoded by the coding sequence ATGAGCCCCCACCACCCCACGGCCCACCTGGGGACAACACAACGACCGTCGGCAGAACCCGCCACAGCCGCACCCGAGAGCACCACGAATCGAGCTACCGACCGCAACCGGCCCCGCCGAGGCGTCGAGATGCCAAACCTATTCGAGCTGCATCCAGGCACCATTTCGTTTGCCGGCGGCCTTCCCGACCTCACCGACCTGCCCGCATATGAACTCGCCGAACACATCGCCCGTCGGCTCCGGCTCGGCGCCTCAACCCTTTTGCAGTATTCGCCGCTCACCGTGCGCGGTCCCCTGACCAGTGCCATCACGGACCTCACCGCCCGCGAACACATCCCCGCCAGTGAGCATCTGATCCCCACCTCCGGTTCCCAAACCGCTTTGGTCGCCGTGGCCCGCGGACTGGCCGAACCTGGAGACGCGGTCATCTGCGAATCACCCGCCTACCCGGGGGCTAGTGCGGCCTTCCAGTTCGCGGGGCTGACCCTGGTTGACTGCCCCATCGACGAGCACGGTCTCAATCCCAACGCACTGGTTGAATGCGTGAAAGCAGCTCGGCGGGCCGGGCATCGCGTGCGTTTTGTATACACCGTACCGACCTTCCATAACCCGACCGGCATCACCCAGCCCCCTCAGCGTCGTCGCGAGCTGATGCGCGTCTGCGCCGACCTGGACCTGCTGGTAGTCGAAGACAATCCATACGGGTTACTGTCCTTCACCGACCAGACCTTCCCAGCGCTGAAATCTATCGCTCCCGAGCGGGTGGTCTACCTCGGGACCTTCTCCAAAGTGCTCGCCCCCGGGCTGCGCTGCGGTTGGATTGACCCGCCCACCTACCTGCATGATCAGCTGCGTTCTGCGACGGAAGTTCTCACCCTGTCGCCGTCGGCACTGGCCCACGACATCGTCGGGATCATCTCGCGTGAGGCGGGCTGGGACGCGCTGATTAACGGTTACCGGCAACGGTATCGAGCAAAGCACGAGAGCCTGCGTCGTGCCCTCGCTGAGAGCGCTCTGACCGATGCCGGGTGGCGGTGGACCGAACCGTCCGGAGGGTTTTACCTCTGGCTCACCGGGCCCGACGGAATCGACACCTTTCAACTCGCCGAGCGGGCCACGCAGCACCGAGTCATGTACGTTCCCGGCTGCCACTTCGCGATCAGCGAGCATCACCCGTACCGGACCTGCTTGCGTCTGTCGTTCAGCCATTGTCGCCCAGACCTGCTGGCCGACGGAGCGCGGCGACTAGCCTGCGCGCTCACCGGCGACCTGAACCACACCCACGACTCACATGACATCCAGGGCTCACACGACACCCAGGGCTCGCACGACATCCACGACGGGCCGCGGCCCCTTCCCACTGACGAAATGACGGCGCCATGA
- a CDS encoding acyl carrier protein, producing the protein MPMTLTEFTDLLTQKCGLTIDDPTLPFASCGVDSLTLLDILVAVEDTYRIDIDPAMLADGRLGNAADLHAFAEATRVSADK; encoded by the coding sequence ATGCCCATGACCCTGACTGAGTTCACCGATCTACTCACCCAAAAATGCGGTCTGACCATTGATGATCCCACTCTCCCCTTCGCTAGCTGCGGGGTGGACTCCCTGACTCTGCTGGACATTCTGGTGGCGGTTGAAGATACCTACCGGATCGACATCGACCCCGCCATGTTGGCTGACGGCAGGCTCGGCAACGCGGCGGATCTGCACGCCTTCGCTGAAGCCACCCGTGTCAGTGCGGACAAGTAA
- a CDS encoding AMP-binding protein produces the protein MLVHELLQRCARLWPDDIALIDTHRRFTWRQLTERVQRVEQWMQRHGVRPGDRVLCSAPSDALVVLALWATLSRAAVFVPVHPNLTDSQIRELVADCSPTLVIGCHPSGAGHSTDSAAHQPDYSPGPPIHKSTIPAPAADQPATAGAATCAPATCASATCAPAIVATWDEIALVAEQPTTESANTPPTTAAATNPQAAGSTTQLAAKPSSCTPDALGLLIYTSGSTGKPHGVMSPHSCILSAVQAIADTLMYTHSDVILCRLPLAFDYGLYQIFLAAWSGARIVLADPQYDIKLLDLIRREHISVIPLVPALAHMLLTLSRNRAIPAPVRLLTNTGARMPAEIMKQLLALLPGAEFASMYGMTECKRISILPPSEWTAHPESVGRALPGTRIRIIAADGTARPVGQPGEIVVSGPTVMAGYWNVPMSTQQRFVPTPDGSLELHTGDQGYLDAEDRLYFLGRDDDLIKRRGIRLSVYDIETTAEQISDLDTAIVPRPASEDADLTLFYTGTVDPARVAEHLGIELDPARQPDRIVRLTDVPLTPNGKPDRTRLHSAPIAQEYHAPHGSRPHANASRPPDAKADVPADRAPKALASSV, from the coding sequence ATGTTGGTGCATGAGCTCCTTCAGCGCTGTGCCCGCTTATGGCCGGACGACATCGCACTAATCGACACTCATCGACGTTTCACCTGGCGACAGCTCACCGAACGAGTGCAGCGGGTTGAGCAGTGGATGCAAAGGCACGGGGTTCGCCCCGGAGACCGCGTCCTGTGCTCTGCCCCATCCGACGCCCTGGTCGTCCTCGCACTGTGGGCGACGCTGAGCCGCGCAGCGGTGTTCGTGCCAGTGCACCCGAATCTGACCGACTCCCAGATCCGGGAACTAGTCGCCGACTGCTCCCCCACCCTGGTAATCGGGTGCCACCCCAGCGGCGCCGGTCACAGCACCGATAGCGCTGCTCATCAGCCCGACTATTCCCCGGGTCCGCCGATACACAAATCCACCATCCCCGCACCTGCCGCCGACCAGCCCGCTACAGCAGGGGCGGCCACCTGCGCACCGGCTACCTGTGCATCGGCTACCTGTGCACCAGCCATCGTGGCGACCTGGGATGAGATCGCTCTCGTGGCGGAACAACCGACCACAGAGTCAGCGAATACACCACCAACTACTGCCGCAGCAACTAACCCACAAGCTGCCGGATCGACGACTCAGTTGGCGGCAAAGCCATCGAGCTGCACACCCGACGCCCTGGGGCTGCTGATCTACACCTCCGGCAGCACCGGGAAACCCCACGGCGTGATGAGCCCCCACAGCTGCATCCTGTCAGCCGTCCAGGCAATTGCCGACACCCTGATGTACACCCACTCCGACGTCATCCTGTGCCGACTGCCCTTGGCCTTCGACTACGGGCTCTACCAGATTTTCCTCGCAGCCTGGAGCGGGGCTCGGATCGTGCTAGCCGACCCGCAATACGACATCAAGCTGCTCGATCTCATCCGTCGGGAACATATCAGCGTGATCCCGCTGGTCCCAGCCCTCGCCCACATGCTGCTCACACTCAGCCGCAACCGCGCCATCCCCGCGCCGGTACGACTGCTGACAAACACCGGCGCCAGAATGCCCGCAGAGATCATGAAACAGCTGCTCGCGCTGCTTCCTGGGGCAGAGTTCGCCTCCATGTACGGCATGACGGAGTGCAAACGCATCTCCATTTTGCCGCCATCGGAATGGACCGCCCACCCCGAGTCGGTCGGACGAGCCCTTCCCGGCACCCGCATCCGGATCATCGCTGCCGATGGCACTGCTCGTCCCGTCGGTCAGCCCGGAGAGATCGTGGTGTCCGGACCCACCGTGATGGCCGGGTACTGGAACGTTCCGATGTCCACCCAGCAACGGTTCGTTCCCACTCCAGACGGATCCCTGGAGCTTCATACCGGTGACCAGGGCTATCTCGATGCTGAGGATCGACTGTATTTCCTCGGCCGAGATGATGACCTGATTAAACGTCGAGGAATCCGGTTGTCCGTGTACGACATCGAAACCACTGCCGAACAGATCAGCGATCTCGACACCGCAATTGTTCCCCGCCCTGCCAGCGAGGATGCCGACCTCACACTGTTCTACACCGGGACCGTGGACCCTGCCCGGGTGGCTGAGCACCTGGGCATCGAGCTGGACCCGGCACGCCAGCCCGACCGCATTGTCCGCCTGACTGATGTGCCCTTGACACCCAACGGGAAACCCGACCGGACCCGATTACACAGCGCTCCCATCGCTCAGGAGTACCACGCCCCGCATGGCAGCAGACCGCATGCGAATGCCAGCAGACCGCCGGATGCCAAGGCAGATGTACCTGCGGATCGCGCCCCGAAAGCCCTCGCCTCCAGCGTCTAA
- a CDS encoding ACP S-malonyltransferase: MSIVVAPGQGAQKPRMLAAWLTSPDHAEQILAWSHASDTDLVQLGTKATAETIQLTENAQPLLVAQAILAASVVTDDTSAIAGHSVGELAAACLAGALSPSDTVRLARARGLAMAKACSAQPSAMAAVLGGEMSEVLADLRSRDIYLATVNGAGQLVAAGTEERIEDLVRQPPCGAAVRRLAVAGAFHTPYMNPARDEFRATIAEVQFHDPRIPVIQNLDGALVTSGAELRERLIEQITEPVRWDACMRRIAACSPDEVICLPPAKVLSGLLRREFPDLPQRSISRPRDLVLCGPCVGRGWREVQAIDQEETAHVGA; the protein is encoded by the coding sequence ATGAGCATCGTCGTCGCCCCCGGACAGGGCGCCCAAAAACCGCGGATGCTCGCGGCCTGGCTGACCTCGCCGGACCACGCGGAGCAGATCCTCGCGTGGTCGCACGCGAGTGACACCGACCTCGTGCAACTCGGAACAAAGGCCACCGCGGAGACCATCCAGCTCACCGAAAATGCGCAACCACTTCTGGTCGCACAGGCGATCCTGGCCGCATCGGTAGTTACGGATGACACCTCGGCGATCGCCGGTCACTCCGTCGGAGAACTCGCTGCCGCCTGCCTAGCGGGCGCACTGAGCCCCTCCGATACAGTGCGGCTGGCCCGGGCTAGAGGTCTGGCCATGGCAAAAGCTTGCTCCGCGCAGCCCTCCGCGATGGCCGCGGTGCTCGGCGGCGAGATGTCCGAGGTGCTGGCGGACTTGCGCTCCCGCGATATCTACTTGGCGACTGTTAATGGCGCTGGTCAACTGGTCGCGGCAGGAACAGAGGAACGCATCGAGGACCTCGTGCGCCAACCTCCGTGCGGCGCCGCGGTGCGACGCCTCGCCGTGGCCGGGGCGTTTCACACTCCCTATATGAATCCCGCCCGGGACGAATTTCGTGCGACCATCGCCGAGGTTCAGTTCCATGACCCTCGCATTCCCGTGATCCAAAATCTGGATGGAGCCCTGGTCACCTCAGGTGCTGAGCTGCGAGAACGCCTGATTGAGCAGATCACTGAACCCGTGCGTTGGGATGCGTGCATGAGGAGGATCGCTGCCTGCTCTCCCGATGAAGTGATCTGCCTTCCCCCGGCGAAGGTGCTCAGCGGTCTGCTGCGCCGAGAGTTTCCCGATTTGCCTCAGCGCAGCATCAGCAGACCGCGAGATCTGGTGCTATGCGGCCCCTGTGTTGGACGAGGATGGCGTGAGGTGCAGGCCATCGACCAGGAAGAGACCGCCCATGTTGGTGCATGA
- a CDS encoding ABC transporter permease — protein MTSPSPTVGTHRALRPLSSRKAGGFQLRYLRYELKRPFKRQALIFSLALPAVLYLALFKTGPAHAGIPHGNFAAWMMIGIAVYGAATSATANAVGISIEKSSGWMRTMRLTPLGTMGYILSKVAASMVAATLPVILVGILGAVTGADAPAQVWVIGLVVAWLGSAIFAALGLGLGLAVKPEVVIHVPGITITALAFIGNLFIPLSGIILEIGRWTPMFGISTLARYALDGGYSPSGAHSSLVLAIVNMLAWFIGFVIFAAVRFRASGGRN, from the coding sequence ATGACCTCACCCTCGCCCACTGTCGGCACCCACCGCGCCCTGCGTCCGCTCAGTTCCCGCAAAGCTGGCGGTTTTCAGCTGCGCTATTTGCGCTACGAACTCAAACGTCCTTTTAAACGCCAAGCTCTGATCTTCTCGCTTGCGCTACCCGCCGTGCTGTATTTAGCACTGTTTAAAACCGGGCCCGCACACGCCGGAATACCGCACGGCAATTTCGCCGCCTGGATGATGATCGGCATTGCCGTCTATGGCGCGGCAACCTCAGCCACCGCTAACGCCGTCGGCATCAGCATTGAAAAGTCTTCCGGCTGGATGCGCACCATGCGCCTCACCCCGCTCGGCACCATGGGATACATCCTGTCTAAAGTTGCTGCCTCGATGGTGGCGGCAACCCTCCCCGTCATTTTGGTCGGTATTTTGGGCGCTGTCACCGGAGCCGACGCCCCGGCACAGGTCTGGGTTATCGGATTAGTCGTCGCCTGGTTGGGCTCTGCTATCTTCGCGGCTCTTGGGCTGGGGCTCGGCCTCGCGGTGAAACCCGAAGTTGTCATTCACGTTCCCGGTATCACCATCACCGCGCTCGCGTTTATCGGGAACCTCTTCATCCCACTGTCAGGCATCATCCTGGAGATCGGCCGCTGGACCCCGATGTTTGGCATCTCCACGCTCGCCCGCTACGCCCTCGACGGCGGCTACTCGCCCAGCGGCGCGCACTCGTCCCTGGTGTTAGCCATCGTCAACATGTTGGCCTGGTTCATCGGGTTCGTCATCTTCGCTGCAGTGCGGTTCCGCGCCAGCGGCGGCCGCAACTAA
- a CDS encoding ABC transporter ATP-binding protein — protein MMSTTTASTASAASGDSVPDPNTALRMDRVTKTFTISEQKTITAVNNLSLSIGRGEVVAFLGPNGAGKSTSIDLLLGLTKPDSGSVSVFGLDPITAAHAGLISAVMQSGGMLPDLTMGDTMNMIGSLYRGADVEECMRRANITQLADRTVGKSSGGEVQRLRYALALLPDPEIMILDEPTAGMDINARHDFWKQVRQDTSRGRTVVFATHYLEEADNFADRVIMIKDGQIVADGSVDEIRTATAGRVLSCVLPDDAVNALLSDPKAKLIDRRGHRTYFDHPDSDAFATALLTAGAKELEIAPRSLEEAFLTLTSK, from the coding sequence ATGATGAGCACCACCACAGCGTCCACCGCCTCAGCCGCATCCGGTGACAGCGTTCCCGATCCGAACACCGCACTGCGGATGGACCGGGTCACGAAGACCTTCACCATCTCAGAGCAGAAAACCATCACCGCCGTGAATAACCTGTCGCTGTCGATTGGGCGCGGTGAAGTTGTCGCCTTTCTCGGCCCCAACGGCGCCGGCAAGTCCACCAGCATTGATCTTCTGCTCGGACTGACCAAGCCCGATAGCGGAAGCGTCAGCGTTTTTGGATTAGACCCCATCACCGCCGCTCACGCCGGGCTCATCTCGGCAGTGATGCAGAGCGGCGGGATGCTTCCCGACCTCACCATGGGCGACACCATGAACATGATTGGCTCGCTCTACCGCGGGGCCGATGTTGAAGAATGTATGAGACGCGCCAACATCACCCAGCTCGCCGACCGCACCGTCGGCAAAAGCTCAGGCGGTGAAGTCCAGCGCCTTCGGTACGCGCTCGCCCTGCTGCCCGACCCCGAGATCATGATTCTCGACGAACCCACCGCAGGCATGGATATCAACGCACGCCACGACTTTTGGAAACAGGTTCGCCAAGACACCAGCCGGGGTCGCACCGTTGTTTTCGCTACCCATTATCTTGAAGAAGCCGACAATTTCGCAGACCGCGTCATCATGATTAAAGACGGCCAGATCGTCGCCGACGGCAGCGTCGACGAAATCCGCACCGCCACCGCCGGACGCGTGTTGTCGTGTGTTCTTCCCGACGACGCCGTGAACGCATTGCTGAGCGACCCCAAAGCCAAACTGATCGACCGGCGCGGACACCGCACCTATTTCGACCACCCCGACAGCGACGCATTTGCGACCGCGCTGCTCACCGCTGGTGCCAAAGAACTGGAAATAGCTCCTCGCAGCCTCGAAGAAGCCTTCCTCACCCTCACCAGCAAATAA
- a CDS encoding ParB N-terminal domain-containing protein — protein MHTLCHEEVRLSELLWHEQVDSEHVDALRKDLSTSTLRWPILATVYRGQKIILDGAHRALAARQLGWTHIPATVISLPAHTRIPSWSYVLDSLQATEIPPHLASDDTRPLGCVSTWGQRRFLGQRPHHTRHLFTAVHAVASQLQLGFARRVPSTLGLDPAIPVFTWTPLLWRDIAQLAMDYGPLPSGITQFAPILLDKNLATGSLWPPPRSEHDDVALTIPT, from the coding sequence ATGCACACGCTATGCCACGAAGAGGTTCGCCTCAGCGAGCTGTTGTGGCACGAGCAGGTCGATTCCGAGCATGTAGATGCGCTGCGCAAAGACCTCAGCACCAGCACTTTGCGCTGGCCCATCCTCGCCACCGTCTACCGGGGTCAAAAGATCATCCTGGACGGAGCCCACCGGGCGCTCGCCGCACGGCAACTCGGCTGGACCCACATTCCCGCGACCGTCATCTCGCTGCCGGCCCACACCCGCATTCCTAGCTGGTCATATGTTTTAGATAGCCTCCAGGCCACCGAGATTCCGCCGCACCTCGCGAGCGATGACACCAGGCCTCTGGGCTGTGTGAGCACCTGGGGACAGCGGCGGTTTCTTGGCCAGCGTCCTCACCACACGCGGCATCTCTTTACCGCTGTGCACGCGGTTGCGAGCCAACTACAGCTGGGATTTGCCCGGCGAGTGCCGTCCACCCTCGGGCTGGATCCCGCCATCCCCGTCTTCACCTGGACTCCCCTGCTCTGGCGCGATATCGCCCAGCTGGCGATGGACTACGGCCCGCTTCCTTCGGGAATTACCCAGTTTGCTCCGATACTTCTGGACAAGAATCTGGCCACCGGGAGTCTCTGGCCGCCGCCACGATCTGAGCACGATGACGTCGCCCTGACGATCCCGACCTGA
- a CDS encoding response regulator produces MVRIILVDDDELVAEAFEVLLQTDPEFEVVARLSNGHAVIPALEQHHPDLMLIDVKMPGPNGIDITRAVRQHGYTGKIILLTSLACSGYLQVAIKAGANGYLLKTITAVRLIDSIHEVLQGRTVLDPDLAAEALQLGPCPLNERELDVMRQLARGVSTLEIAKLLFLSPGTVRNYISSAMTKLGTNSRISAISYCQDRGWL; encoded by the coding sequence GTGGTACGGATAATTTTGGTCGATGACGACGAACTCGTCGCCGAAGCTTTTGAGGTGCTCCTACAGACCGACCCCGAGTTCGAGGTAGTCGCTCGGCTGAGCAACGGCCACGCCGTCATTCCCGCACTAGAGCAGCATCACCCCGACTTAATGCTGATCGACGTCAAAATGCCCGGCCCCAACGGCATCGACATTACCCGCGCGGTTCGCCAACACGGCTACACCGGCAAAATCATTCTGCTCACCTCACTCGCCTGCAGCGGTTACCTTCAGGTTGCGATCAAGGCTGGGGCCAACGGGTATCTGCTTAAGACCATCACCGCGGTGAGACTGATTGACTCCATTCATGAGGTTCTTCAAGGCCGAACGGTTCTCGACCCCGACCTGGCAGCTGAGGCTCTTCAGCTAGGTCCGTGCCCGCTGAATGAACGGGAACTGGATGTGATGCGTCAACTCGCACGCGGTGTATCCACCCTGGAGATCGCCAAACTGCTGTTCCTCTCGCCCGGCACAGTCCGCAACTACATTTCGTCGGCGATGACGAAGCTAGGGACCAACAGCAGAATCAGCGCTATTTCCTACTGCCAAGACCGGGGCTGGCTGTAA
- a CDS encoding sensor histidine kinase: MGGKAHSTFRPRSHFPGAELASLVVSAAATGFGVIDTWHQILTTPTTTWSLLASIVYSGCALAIVAVYWPLQTTCLRNLTTMRWRVLSLICSVIVLLVATATPGIHVAGVIPMAVFLALSRRYAWWGLVITGLVEIFLVSAGPFQIFTQTEIIIAGLTIITVLMSFFMLARFRNEALIAQEQLTRANIDKERLRISRELHDVIGRTFVAVSLRQQAALNLIDQDVERAKNQIQESHQAILCGRQQLQQLIRTSMTPDLSDELSSAKVIAKGLGITVHADTEPIHDAALSKAIAEVLREGITNMLKHSQPTTCWITVRIVDDRALIRLINDGCPPDAASPDTGTGLNHLRERLSRRGTTVHAGPCEKNCFRLEVQLPIDNPSDSEK; the protein is encoded by the coding sequence ATGGGCGGTAAAGCACACTCCACCTTCCGGCCGCGCTCCCACTTTCCGGGGGCCGAGCTCGCATCGCTCGTGGTCAGTGCCGCCGCCACCGGATTCGGAGTGATCGACACCTGGCACCAGATCCTGACCACCCCAACCACCACCTGGAGTCTTCTAGCCAGCATCGTCTATTCCGGGTGTGCGCTTGCCATCGTGGCGGTGTATTGGCCGTTACAGACCACCTGCTTGCGCAATCTCACCACGATGCGGTGGCGCGTGCTGAGTCTGATCTGTAGCGTCATCGTCCTGCTGGTCGCCACAGCAACACCCGGTATCCACGTGGCCGGGGTGATCCCCATGGCCGTATTCCTCGCGCTTTCTCGACGCTATGCCTGGTGGGGGCTCGTCATCACAGGGTTGGTGGAAATCTTCCTTGTCTCCGCTGGTCCGTTCCAGATCTTCACCCAGACCGAAATCATCATCGCCGGGCTCACCATCATCACCGTCTTGATGAGTTTCTTCATGCTGGCCCGGTTCCGCAACGAAGCACTGATCGCCCAAGAACAGTTGACCCGCGCGAACATCGACAAAGAACGCTTACGGATCTCCCGCGAGCTGCACGACGTCATCGGCCGGACATTCGTCGCGGTCTCCCTGCGTCAACAAGCAGCATTAAATCTGATCGATCAGGACGTCGAGCGGGCAAAAAACCAGATTCAAGAATCCCATCAGGCGATCCTGTGCGGGCGGCAGCAACTTCAGCAGCTCATTCGCACCTCTATGACCCCGGATCTGAGCGACGAGCTGTCCTCAGCGAAAGTCATCGCTAAGGGCCTTGGGATCACCGTGCACGCCGACACCGAACCCATTCACGACGCCGCCCTCAGCAAAGCCATCGCAGAAGTTCTGCGCGAAGGCATCACCAATATGCTGAAACACTCGCAACCGACCACCTGCTGGATCACGGTGCGGATCGTGGATGATCGCGCGCTCATCCGGTTGATCAACGATGGTTGCCCACCCGATGCAGCATCTCCCGATACCGGAACTGGGCTGAACCATCTGCGCGAACGCTTATCGCGACGGGGCACAACCGTGCACGCCGGCCCCTGTGAGAAAAACTGTTTCCGGCTCGAAGTACAGCTGCCGATCGACAATCCATCCGACTCGGAGAAATAA
- a CDS encoding anaerobic sulfatase maturase — protein sequence MSRVDEMNCVDQPDIFRPNVRGRFPGHKFASFDALDRDWFHPEAVTYGGPMPRRLPFTVVTKPTGAACNLNCTYCFFLSKEKLYPHDTLRMSPAVQERYIRAYLAAQPDGDVTLTWQGGEPTLMGLDFFRRACELVRRYARPRQRVQQSIQTNGVLVTDEWAAFFAREGFLVGLSMDGPADIHDTYRVNKAGRGTYGQVVRGWEALQRQGAEVNILCTVHAGNQNHSLEVYRHFRDDLGAKYMQFIPIVERVLPEDLELANQGWVDGDGGTRLLYLQHGDAVTERSVNPAAYGRFLSEIFAEWIAHDVGTVFVQDVDVALSAMFGQYTLCVHAPECGGALAVEHNGDVYSCDHYVEPDYRLGSVLTDDFADLLCSPSQRSFGRGKRTDLPSQCLRCSVRPLCHGGCPKDRFIDSEDGEPGLNYLCAGYRHFYETALPGLRAMARLVASGREAREVMTS from the coding sequence GTGAGTCGTGTCGACGAGATGAACTGTGTCGATCAGCCGGATATATTTCGCCCCAATGTAAGGGGGAGATTCCCCGGACACAAATTCGCATCGTTCGACGCGTTGGATAGGGACTGGTTTCATCCTGAAGCTGTCACCTACGGTGGACCTATGCCGCGCCGTTTGCCGTTTACCGTCGTCACGAAACCTACCGGTGCGGCCTGCAATCTCAACTGCACGTACTGTTTTTTCCTGTCCAAAGAAAAGCTGTATCCGCACGACACACTGCGGATGTCTCCGGCAGTTCAAGAGCGGTACATCCGTGCCTATCTCGCCGCACAACCTGACGGTGATGTGACCTTGACCTGGCAAGGCGGGGAACCAACTCTGATGGGTCTGGATTTTTTCCGCCGCGCCTGCGAATTGGTGCGGCGGTACGCTCGACCGCGCCAGCGAGTTCAGCAGTCCATCCAAACCAACGGCGTTTTGGTGACCGATGAATGGGCTGCGTTCTTTGCCCGCGAAGGTTTTCTGGTGGGTTTGTCGATGGACGGACCGGCCGATATCCACGACACCTATCGGGTGAACAAGGCGGGGCGCGGAACGTATGGCCAGGTGGTGCGGGGCTGGGAGGCTCTACAGCGACAAGGCGCCGAGGTCAATATTCTGTGCACCGTTCACGCCGGGAACCAGAATCATTCGTTGGAGGTCTATCGTCATTTCCGCGATGACCTCGGGGCGAAGTATATGCAGTTCATTCCGATTGTGGAGCGGGTGCTGCCGGAGGATCTTGAGCTCGCCAACCAGGGATGGGTTGACGGTGACGGTGGCACGCGCCTGCTCTATCTTCAGCACGGTGATGCCGTCACCGAACGGTCGGTGAACCCGGCGGCATACGGTCGTTTTCTATCCGAGATCTTTGCCGAGTGGATCGCCCACGACGTAGGTACCGTGTTCGTTCAGGATGTGGATGTGGCGTTGTCGGCCATGTTCGGTCAGTACACGTTGTGTGTGCATGCTCCGGAGTGTGGCGGGGCGCTCGCCGTGGAGCATAACGGCGATGTTTATTCGTGTGATCACTATGTTGAGCCGGATTATCGCCTGGGTAGCGTGCTCACCGATGATTTCGCCGACTTGCTGTGTTCGCCGAGTCAGCGCAGTTTCGGACGGGGAAAGCGTACTGACCTGCCTTCGCAGTGCCTGCGCTGCTCGGTCCGTCCGCTGTGTCACGGGGGGTGCCCGAAGGATCGGTTCATTGATTCTGAGGATGGCGAACCCGGGTTGAATTACCTGTGCGCTGGTTACCGTCATTTTTATGAAACTGCTTTGCCTGGGTTGCGGGCGATGGCGCGCCTGGTGGCGTCGGGGCGGGAAGCCCGCGAGGTCATGACGTCCTAG